From a region of the Leptospira venezuelensis genome:
- a CDS encoding 7TM diverse intracellular signaling domain-containing protein: MKGFLYIQNFSTWRIFRKLSFIFFTLSICSPIFAFDPSSLPYDGISLVPHAEVWADEEGDTNFEKMQKKEFYPLSSASLGYSDQAHWFKIPLENKSSHSVSWILEIHYSQLDKAELYLASKGDKVLFRGGDRIPFSERPIQYRFPSFPLELKAGEKDTVYLRIQTKSSVNFAAFAYKSEDFFSNISNEQILLGIYFGSLLVMALYNLFLFLSTKEKTYLAFFGYVGAGVLAQWSLHGYSFQFFWPNSVVWASHIITSFTFLVSGTTADFIRFYFDAPNNYSNSNKILKGISILSYVLVVVGYFFPFGFALALYVFLSTITLVAILYLGFQGFSRNLRPALFFLGAWLALVTGAFVFVLRFSGIIPHTISLAYWGVEIGTAMHILLLALALADRVNDLSKNLSSKVEDLNEAKQAIEQSELRFRNLFEGAEELLLTLDQEGNIKDANRTLSRLTGHKPAEVEGKNFLDLIYTLDTQEGYIVLLLAKEKLEEHLRTRKTVEFHSEFKQKYVMEPKPVKIRLQSFESEAGRKVLGKVSEISEDILSRFLISESMHFTVNNYLRNADILSRQLTSNLSQFAGSEVITAIRTCLREVLINAIEHGNLGISFDEKTDAMKSGNYMEFIQKRQREAFYGARNVKVAYSLNSKRIGFEIEDEGDGFDFKKMLNLDGEKLNEESYTHGRGIMMTRKVFDVVKFNDKGNKVLLIKYLQKPLKYKREPSSLDID, translated from the coding sequence GTGAAAGGGTTTTTGTACATCCAGAATTTTTCGACTTGGAGAATTTTTCGTAAACTCTCGTTCATTTTTTTTACTCTGTCTATTTGTAGTCCCATTTTTGCATTCGATCCTTCTTCTCTTCCTTACGATGGGATTTCTTTGGTCCCACATGCGGAGGTCTGGGCGGATGAAGAGGGGGATACTAATTTCGAAAAAATGCAAAAGAAGGAATTTTATCCACTTTCTTCTGCAAGTTTAGGATATTCAGACCAAGCTCATTGGTTCAAGATTCCTCTTGAAAACAAATCTTCTCATTCAGTTTCCTGGATTTTGGAAATCCATTATAGCCAATTGGACAAGGCAGAGCTATATCTGGCTTCCAAAGGAGACAAGGTTTTGTTTCGAGGTGGGGACAGAATTCCTTTCAGCGAAAGACCTATCCAGTATAGATTCCCAAGTTTTCCCTTAGAGTTAAAAGCAGGGGAAAAGGACACAGTTTATCTAAGGATCCAGACTAAAAGTTCCGTGAATTTTGCTGCGTTTGCCTATAAGTCAGAAGACTTTTTTTCCAATATAAGCAATGAGCAGATATTACTTGGGATCTATTTCGGATCTCTTTTGGTAATGGCTTTATACAATTTGTTTTTGTTCTTATCTACAAAGGAAAAAACGTACTTAGCATTCTTTGGTTATGTTGGTGCAGGAGTTCTCGCCCAATGGTCACTTCATGGATATTCTTTTCAATTTTTCTGGCCAAATTCTGTGGTTTGGGCAAGTCATATCATCACTTCTTTTACATTTTTAGTTTCCGGGACCACTGCGGACTTTATTCGTTTTTATTTCGATGCTCCTAATAATTATTCGAATTCCAATAAGATCTTAAAAGGAATATCGATTTTATCTTATGTGTTAGTGGTGGTTGGATATTTTTTTCCATTCGGATTTGCATTAGCTCTTTATGTGTTTCTGTCTACGATCACATTGGTCGCGATCTTATATCTGGGCTTCCAGGGATTTTCCAGAAATTTAAGACCTGCACTTTTCTTTTTGGGGGCTTGGCTTGCTTTAGTTACCGGAGCATTCGTATTTGTTTTAAGATTCTCGGGAATCATTCCTCATACAATCTCTTTGGCTTATTGGGGAGTAGAGATCGGGACAGCAATGCATATTCTTCTTTTGGCATTAGCCTTAGCGGATAGAGTGAATGATCTTTCTAAAAATCTTTCTTCTAAGGTAGAAGATCTCAATGAGGCGAAACAAGCAATCGAACAATCCGAGCTTCGTTTTAGGAATTTATTTGAAGGAGCAGAAGAACTTCTTCTTACATTGGACCAAGAAGGAAATATTAAGGACGCAAACCGTACTCTTTCAAGACTCACAGGTCATAAACCCGCTGAAGTAGAAGGTAAAAATTTCTTAGATCTGATCTATACTCTGGATACTCAAGAAGGTTATATCGTACTTCTTCTTGCAAAAGAAAAATTAGAAGAACATTTGAGAACAAGAAAGACAGTCGAATTCCATTCAGAGTTCAAACAGAAATATGTAATGGAGCCTAAACCGGTAAAGATTCGTCTTCAATCTTTCGAGAGTGAGGCTGGAAGAAAAGTATTAGGTAAAGTTTCTGAGATTTCGGAAGACATTCTTTCTCGATTCCTAATCTCTGAAAGTATGCATTTTACTGTGAATAATTATCTTAGAAATGCTGATATATTAAGTAGGCAACTTACATCTAATTTAAGTCAATTTGCAGGTTCCGAAGTGATCACTGCAATTCGAACCTGTCTTAGAGAAGTTTTGATCAACGCGATTGAACATGGAAACTTGGGGATTAGCTTTGATGAAAAAACGGATGCAATGAAGTCCGGAAATTATATGGAGTTCATCCAAAAAAGGCAAAGAGAGGCATTTTACGGGGCGAGGAACGTAAAAGTGGCTTATTCCCTGAATTCTAAACGAATCGGATTCGAGATAGAGGATGAGGGAGACGGTTTCGATTTTAAGAAGATGTTAAATTTGGACGGAGAAAAACTGAATGAGGAAAGTTATACTCATGGCCGCGGGATTATGATGACTCGAAA
- a CDS encoding acyl-CoA dehydrogenase family protein, with the protein MNSPLQFELPEELQQLRDLVRDVVRKEVVPNRMHYDENNEYPKAILQKFKEAGLYQALFDEEHGGLGYGMMGGIVLAEEVSWGCLGVNTAFTSTKLGALPIDVGGTKAQKDKWLPLLASGEKTAAFGLSEPGAGSDVPAMATTAVKKGDRYVLNGTKQWISSAGQADIYTVFAMTDKDRGPRGISCFIIEKGTKGFSFGKKEDKLGIRCSETRQLIMEDCEIPEENLLGGKENMGFLHAFKTLILSRPAVAAGAVGLMQGAFDAAIEYAREREQFGTTIASFQAIQHMLADMAIKIEGSRLLTYKAGVYAETFHKDAAKFSAMAKCYASDSSVQVASDAVQIFGGYGYTKEYPVEKFYRDAKILQIYEGTSQIQRNEIAAGLIKDAASKSKKG; encoded by the coding sequence TTGAATTCACCGCTTCAATTCGAATTACCAGAGGAATTACAACAACTCAGAGATCTGGTCAGGGACGTAGTCAGGAAAGAAGTCGTTCCGAACAGAATGCATTACGACGAAAATAACGAGTATCCGAAAGCTATTTTACAAAAATTTAAAGAAGCAGGATTATACCAGGCGTTGTTCGATGAGGAACATGGCGGGCTAGGTTATGGAATGATGGGAGGTATCGTCCTCGCAGAGGAAGTTTCTTGGGGATGTTTAGGAGTCAACACTGCTTTCACTTCTACAAAACTAGGAGCTTTGCCAATCGATGTGGGCGGAACCAAGGCTCAAAAAGACAAATGGCTTCCACTTCTTGCTTCTGGAGAAAAGACTGCTGCATTCGGTTTGTCAGAACCAGGAGCAGGTTCAGATGTTCCAGCAATGGCGACTACTGCTGTGAAAAAAGGGGACCGTTATGTTTTAAACGGAACCAAACAATGGATCAGTAGTGCTGGTCAGGCCGATATCTATACTGTATTTGCTATGACTGATAAAGACAGGGGCCCAAGAGGGATTTCTTGTTTTATCATAGAAAAAGGAACGAAAGGATTTTCCTTCGGAAAAAAAGAAGATAAATTAGGGATCAGATGTTCTGAAACAAGACAGCTTATTATGGAAGACTGCGAGATCCCTGAAGAAAATCTTTTGGGTGGAAAAGAGAATATGGGATTCTTACATGCTTTTAAGACACTCATTCTCTCTAGACCTGCAGTTGCTGCGGGAGCGGTTGGTTTAATGCAAGGTGCATTTGATGCAGCAATTGAATATGCAAGAGAAAGAGAGCAGTTTGGAACTACAATAGCTTCTTTCCAAGCAATCCAACACATGCTTGCTGATATGGCTATCAAGATCGAAGGTTCCAGACTTTTGACTTACAAAGCAGGGGTGTATGCAGAGACTTTCCACAAAGACGCTGCAAAATTTTCTGCAATGGCAAAATGTTACGCCTCTGATTCTTCTGTACAAGTTGCTTCGGATGCGGTGCAAATTTTCGGCGGATACGGATACACCAAAGAATATCCTGTAGAAAAATTTTATAGGGACGCTAAAATCCTACAGATCTATGAAGGCACAAGCCAGATCCAGAGGAACGAAATAGCCGCAGGATTGATCAAAGACGCGGCATCCAAAAGTAAAAAAGGCTAA